Sequence from the Phaeodactylum tricornutum CCAP 1055/1 chromosome 4, whole genome shotgun sequence genome:
CACTTCCACAAGCCGCTACACCGAAACCACCCATGTACCCTCCCCCGTTTCCGAACAGCTCCAAAAATAACAGTGCGACGGGGAACGCAACGACAGCAAACAACATTccgaacaacaacagcagtaACAACCATCAATCTTCTTTTCCCTTGCCCTCGGGTAGCCAGAATCGCAACGTTTCATTCGTCGACGACTCTGCTAGTGTTGGGATGACCGTTGCCAGTTCTACATACGGTGAAGACCGGCAAAAAGTGGTCGAACAAGTGATTATGGATCCGTACGGCGACAAGGGACATTATACTGGAGTTATCCTACGTTCCACTGGAATGTAAGCAGCCAAATCCCTGTTCCGTCTCTTCAGGGTCTCGTTTCTTGCGGTGATTTCTTTCACTTCTCCACATTTTGCTCACTCACATTGCTCTTTTGGTTAATATAGGCCGCACGGTTCGGGTCGCATGATCTACCAGGAAGACAAGCGCACGTATGATGGTGAATGGCGTCATGGACGGTGGCACGGGTTCGGCCGGGCCACTTTTGCTAACAACGGTGCGTGATTGATCATTGTCGTGTGTGCTGATCGTGGCCTTGCTCCACGGAAAAATAGTTTCTTTGTATCTGACCCAAGCTTTTTTCTATTGCCATGGCAGACAATTACGAGGGCGAGTACCGTTTTGATCAGCGCCACGGTCGCGGTTGCTACAATTGGAGTGACGGTCGCATATACGACGGATTGTTCCGCGAGGACAAGCGTCACGGACAGGGTAAGTTTACGTGGCCCGACGGTGCAGTGTACGATGGCGAGTTCCGCAATGGCCAGCGTGAAGGTCACGGCGTCTACAAATTCAGTGACGGCGGTCGGTACGAAGGCTCTTGGAAGGACGGACGCTACAATGGTTTTGGTATTTGCAATTGGGAAGATGGTCGCACGTACAAGGGTGAATGGCTGAATGGAATGGCCCACGGCAAAGGTGTCGAAACGTATGCGAACGGCGGCGTGCGTCACGATGGCCAGTGGATCGAGGATGAGCCTATTACTTAGAGAAGTATGTAAAGCTTAGAATCAAGTGTTTTGTGCGTGTTGTGTGTTGGGCAATTTAGATGGAGCGAAGCTTGCAACATTGAAATGTCTGGGTTTCACGGTACTTGCACTCTCGAGACATATCTTTTGCCGAGACACGAAAGGGCAGTTTGTGGATCACCAGATGGCTTACGACGAGTGGTCCTTCCATTCAAACTTCGGGCGTCCTTTAATGGACGCCGGTTGGCCTTCGGTCATGAGGTCCAGCAGCAAATCCTTCATCTTTTCTTTCAGTATCGGATCCCGTGTATTCACCCAAAGCTCCAACTTAAACATGGGATATCCCCGGGACTTATCGACAACGCGGACTCCGTTAACG
This genomic interval carries:
- a CDS encoding predicted protein, whose translation is MIYQEDKRTYDGEWRHGRWHGFGRATFANNDNYEGEYRFDQRHGRGCYNWSDGRIYDGLFREDKRHGQGKFTWPDGAVYDGEFRNGQREGHGVYKFSDGGRYEGSWKDGRYNGFGICNWEDGRTYKGEWLNGMAHGKGVETYANGGVRHDGQWIEDEPIT